From Halomicrobium salinisoli, the proteins below share one genomic window:
- a CDS encoding YihY/virulence factor BrkB family protein codes for MVSTSNVVGVGKRVFSDFSDKNVTFMAAGLAYYAFVSLAPTLLLFVLVLTTLGAGLKQRIVEAVQNYMPGPISNVVTQILQSEASIAGTGIIGIVVILWGALKIFRGLDTAFSEIYETESDNSFTDTVRDGLVVILAVLLAVVTVVGATLIFGIFSDTVPLLGLLTPLILVAGLALAFYPMFYVFPDVDMELTDPLPGVLFAAVGWAVFQALFQVYLSFSDPGSGGFAGGIIVVITYLYFSSLVFLLGAVLNAVLGGHSSGKPGGVGRGSATHRTLRKESLDRRELAAYLDDLRTDLLGYDGVTPSPTQGEEDHGRPEGEVRLVEHSSSEGDERSVTLQWEVAEERLEGPTADARDAEDADVTRRSGDSGRPRGAGGDD; via the coding sequence ATGGTCTCCACGTCGAACGTCGTCGGCGTCGGGAAGCGCGTGTTCAGCGACTTCTCGGACAAGAACGTCACGTTCATGGCGGCGGGGCTGGCGTACTACGCCTTCGTCTCGCTCGCGCCGACGTTGCTACTGTTCGTCCTCGTGCTCACCACGCTCGGCGCGGGGCTCAAACAGCGGATCGTCGAGGCGGTGCAGAACTACATGCCCGGACCGATCTCGAACGTCGTCACGCAGATCCTCCAGAGCGAGGCCTCGATCGCCGGGACCGGGATCATCGGGATCGTCGTCATCCTCTGGGGCGCGCTCAAGATCTTCCGCGGGCTCGACACCGCGTTCTCGGAGATCTACGAGACCGAGTCGGACAACTCGTTCACCGACACGGTCCGCGACGGGCTCGTCGTGATCCTGGCGGTCCTGCTGGCCGTCGTGACCGTCGTCGGCGCCACGCTGATCTTCGGGATTTTCTCCGACACGGTCCCCCTGCTCGGCCTGCTGACGCCGCTGATCCTGGTGGCCGGGCTCGCGCTCGCCTTCTACCCGATGTTCTACGTCTTCCCCGACGTCGACATGGAGCTGACGGACCCGCTCCCCGGGGTGCTGTTCGCGGCCGTCGGGTGGGCGGTCTTCCAGGCGCTGTTCCAGGTGTACCTGTCGTTCAGCGACCCCGGATCGGGCGGCTTCGCCGGCGGCATCATCGTCGTCATCACCTACCTCTACTTCTCCAGCCTGGTCTTCCTGCTCGGGGCCGTCCTCAACGCCGTGCTCGGCGGCCACTCCTCGGGCAAGCCCGGCGGCGTCGGCCGGGGTTCGGCCACCCACAGGACGCTCCGGAAGGAGTCGCTGGACCGCCGCGAACTCGCCGCCTACCTCGACGACCTCCGGACGGACCTGCTGGGCTACGACGGGGTCACGCCCTCGCCCACGCAGGGCGAGGAGGACCACGGCCGACCCGAGGGCGAGGTCAGGCTGGTCGAACACTCCTCCTCCGAGGGCGACGAGCGGTCGGTCACCCTCCAGTGGGAGGTCGCCGAGGAACGCCTCGAGGGCCCGACCGCTGACGCGCGGGACGCCGAGGACGCCGACGTCACCCGCAGGTCGGGCGACTCCGGCAGGCCGCGGGGCGCGGGCGGCGACGACTGA
- a CDS encoding replication factor C large subunit, with protein sequence MADWTETYRPSTLAEVRGNDKARDALKEWAETWDEHREAVVLHGSPGVGKTSAAHALAADMGWPTIELNASDSRTKDVIERVAGEAAKSGTLTAGGSGRRLVILDEADNIHGNADRGGSRAVTSLVKEASQPMILIANEYYEMSNGLRNNCEDIEFRDVSKRSIVPVLRDVLRQEGIEFDDDALTKIAEQNSGDLRGAIKDLQALADGKERLEADDVVTGERDTTEGVFDFLDTVIKKAGAQEALEASYDVDETPDDLINWIEDNMPKDYEGAELARAYHYLANADRWLGRVRATQNYSFWRYAGDNMTAGVAAARDGEKGGWTRYGPPSYWSKLGRSKGTRNTRDHVARQIAAVNGVSMRTARREIMPFLATMTHHCKNRELTVAMAAQYDMDAEHVSFVTGSGKDTNKVQSIVEDAERLKEEAAVEGSEGAFEGASVDAGADGEESDADEDDGDADEGDSSDGQSTLGGGDGGEDEEAADEDDSIDAEEAEEDDQQAGLGDFM encoded by the coding sequence ATGGCTGACTGGACGGAGACGTACCGCCCCAGCACTCTGGCCGAGGTGCGGGGCAACGACAAGGCCCGCGACGCCCTGAAGGAGTGGGCCGAGACCTGGGACGAGCACCGCGAGGCCGTCGTCCTCCACGGCTCGCCCGGTGTGGGCAAGACCTCCGCCGCGCACGCGCTGGCCGCGGACATGGGCTGGCCGACCATCGAGCTCAACGCCAGCGACTCGCGGACGAAGGACGTCATCGAGCGGGTCGCCGGCGAGGCCGCCAAGTCCGGGACGCTGACCGCCGGCGGGTCGGGCCGCCGGCTGGTGATCCTCGACGAGGCGGACAACATCCACGGCAACGCCGACCGCGGCGGCTCTCGGGCCGTCACCTCGCTGGTCAAGGAGGCCAGCCAGCCGATGATCCTCATCGCCAACGAGTACTACGAGATGAGCAACGGCCTCCGGAACAACTGCGAGGACATCGAGTTCCGCGACGTCTCCAAGCGCTCCATCGTGCCGGTCCTCCGGGACGTCCTCCGACAGGAGGGCATCGAGTTCGATGACGACGCGCTGACGAAGATCGCCGAGCAGAACAGCGGCGATCTCCGCGGGGCGATCAAGGACCTCCAGGCCCTCGCCGACGGGAAGGAGCGCCTCGAGGCCGACGACGTCGTCACCGGCGAACGGGACACCACCGAGGGCGTGTTCGACTTCCTCGACACGGTCATCAAGAAGGCCGGCGCCCAGGAGGCGCTGGAGGCCTCCTACGACGTCGACGAGACGCCGGACGACCTCATCAACTGGATCGAGGACAACATGCCCAAGGACTACGAGGGCGCGGAGCTCGCACGGGCCTACCACTACCTCGCCAACGCCGACCGCTGGCTCGGCCGGGTGCGCGCAACGCAGAACTACTCGTTCTGGCGCTACGCCGGCGACAACATGACCGCCGGCGTCGCCGCCGCCCGCGACGGCGAGAAGGGCGGCTGGACCCGCTACGGCCCGCCCTCCTACTGGTCGAAGCTCGGCCGCTCGAAGGGGACCCGGAACACCCGCGACCACGTCGCCCGGCAGATCGCCGCCGTCAACGGCGTCTCGATGCGCACCGCCCGCCGCGAGATCATGCCGTTCCTGGCGACGATGACCCACCACTGCAAGAACCGCGAGCTCACCGTCGCCATGGCCGCCCAGTACGACATGGACGCCGAGCACGTCTCCTTCGTGACGGGGTCGGGCAAGGACACTAACAAGGTCCAGTCAATCGTCGAAGACGCCGAGCGCCTCAAGGAGGAGGCCGCCGTCGAGGGCTCCGAGGGGGCCTTCGAGGGCGCCAGCGTCGACGCAGGGGCAGACGGCGAGGAGTCGGACGCCGACGAGGACGACGGCGACGCCGACGAGGGCGATTCGTCGGACGGTCAGTCGACGCTCGGCGGCGGGGACGGTGGCGAAGACGAGGAAGCCGCGGACGAGGACGACTCGATCGACGCCGAGGAAGCCGAGGAAGACGACCAGCAGGCCGGCCTCGGCGACTTCATGTAG
- a CDS encoding DUF7282 domain-containing protein, whose translation MSPNGGGPPERRVRARVQRIAVVVVAAAMVLSAGAPIATAQTAGADAQADDGTDEEWTTAPAPLALNSSDENGVADEAAGNDEAAGTDGLSNDTREAVESAVDETVVRLQRQGVSINQSQRDAAINGTVAAVEQHQNATVEQVQNASAGAVAGTFLQSGNVSAEQVQYATAGATHGALSQRQSVVATQLQHAAHGAAHGAVAQRQNATVRQVQIVAQGAAAGAAHEAGKHESADPGAVREAAQGGAFGALVPRNGAVEQRQSVTIEQRQTAAVGAAEGALSQYQNASVKQIQIAAIGAAEGALTVEQRQEVRVEQTQAAARGACRGALEQTQRVTVTQIQQAATGAAKGAVSQSQTASVTQIQAAATGGASGVVRQVQSVTIVQIQEAAAGAARGAARSAAQNQVVNVRQIQAAAAGAGQGTVVQIQQINIVQIQIIAASAADGALSQHQTASVTQIQSAAQGACEGAVSVTQQQEVTIEQLQVVTQRAASDTAATAARIDVDNSVTIINYARGVAEDPEADVDEPDADAADELQSLFASAEDDAVFLANPNDVAVTVTLTEQAGSVETITLAPGESVSRDLAAGTYTLTAETGDGEDVELAGRDELTVSVGDAVQSLETTVDGEILAVDNPNDERVVVDVLRDGEPVETVVVPSDYEVLRILEPGNYTLTAETDGGASVPIDGGEAAQISIGDGDDGVEPEPIDLDVTVENGTLTVENPAETAVEATVTGEDGDEQTFDVPAGEAAESVEAGNYTLSAAAEDNRTVQIEGQSEFEFEVDADEAPAPEPNATLNVTDQTGNGSVLNVTSATATEPFEIEAEANDTTGTSAEYEANESAENVSIPLEPPLENDSDVTVSVVGAETGEAFLNETIEYDVTAQPAPANATLTVENQTGNGSALNVTGANATVDYYVAAEYDGESVRTENLSAGDSVANLTLPLDPPIENDTTVDVSVRAAADDAVLTNETVAYEVDDGAEDGAQPNASITFEDQNATDGDVLVASATLPEGGFVAIHANSTNGTDDVLGASEYLQAGEQLNVTVPLEEPLDETTALNATVHRDTDGDQAFDYSASDGEVDAPYENATGAPVSDEATVSVEAAPEPEPDAVLNVTDQSGNGSVLNVTSANASVGFVVEAEANGSAATSDEFAPGEGAENLTLDLEPPLENDSDVTVSVLDAANDTELANETVEYDVTEDEVAPGPAGNLTVEDQAGNGSELVVANASASVDYVVEAEADGSTATSDQFDAGEGAENLTLALEPPLENDSTVNVSLVDAANDTELANESVEYNVTAEEVEPTPTANLTVEDQSGNGSVLNVTNATASVEYYVAAEYDDETVRSENLSAGEAVENLTLALDPPIENDTSVDVSVRAAADDAELANETVEYEVAAAEAVPTASVTAENQTVNYTHVTVASAALSEGGFVAIHANSTNGTDDVLGASAYLEPGEYEALSIELDEPIYRNGTVNATVYRDADGDEAFGPATDAETGDVPYLNETGAPVSDEAYVTVPNASVAFANQTSNGSAAVVQSANLSEGGFVTLRDAPPGAADGAESVLGTSAYLEAGEHENVTVPLSENLTENATLYAVAHRNTDGDEQADFVATDGEVDQPYLNWSGEAVNDSAAVTVEQRPEAGVAFENCTAARVTGAYDQVTVTLAYYDEDGLQTAERVVTGDDVTGERPVDGETLFTVGEAPTEQVTDDGVRVVTLQDPGTFGDDARSYVASVNASESPTGDQPLSATQPDVEACEDTVRPEAPSLSVQSVTALDGETALVTFETSNPNTAALNPAESLFTAGTTVDQPPDSIVPGGQAVTVEWMPESTDEQLVWTANLSNFGLDNATAETQPAGEIEGLLEAPEEPVTEAEDTETAEEETEPIGPDAEPGDEPADEETDTPTEITIGEPAANESGAENGPA comes from the coding sequence ATGTCACCGAACGGCGGCGGGCCGCCGGAGCGTCGAGTACGGGCACGCGTCCAGCGCATCGCTGTCGTCGTCGTCGCGGCGGCGATGGTACTCTCTGCAGGGGCGCCGATCGCCACCGCCCAGACAGCCGGGGCCGACGCGCAGGCGGACGACGGCACCGACGAGGAGTGGACGACCGCGCCGGCACCGCTAGCGCTGAACAGCAGCGACGAGAACGGCGTCGCCGACGAGGCCGCCGGGAACGACGAGGCTGCGGGGACCGACGGGCTCTCGAACGACACGCGGGAGGCCGTCGAGTCGGCGGTCGACGAGACGGTCGTCCGGCTCCAGCGGCAGGGCGTCAGCATCAACCAGAGCCAGCGTGACGCGGCGATCAACGGGACCGTGGCGGCGGTCGAGCAACACCAGAACGCCACCGTCGAGCAGGTCCAGAACGCGAGCGCGGGCGCGGTGGCGGGGACCTTCCTCCAGAGCGGGAACGTCAGCGCCGAGCAGGTCCAGTACGCAACCGCCGGCGCGACCCACGGCGCGCTCTCCCAGCGCCAGTCCGTCGTCGCGACCCAGCTCCAGCACGCCGCTCACGGCGCGGCCCACGGCGCCGTCGCCCAGCGGCAGAACGCGACGGTCAGGCAGGTCCAGATAGTCGCGCAGGGCGCCGCCGCCGGCGCCGCGCACGAGGCCGGCAAGCACGAATCGGCCGATCCGGGCGCGGTGCGCGAGGCGGCCCAGGGCGGCGCCTTCGGCGCGCTCGTCCCCCGGAACGGCGCGGTCGAGCAGCGCCAGAGCGTCACGATCGAACAGCGCCAGACCGCGGCCGTCGGCGCGGCCGAGGGCGCGCTGTCCCAGTACCAGAACGCCTCGGTCAAGCAGATCCAGATCGCCGCCATCGGCGCGGCCGAGGGCGCGCTGACGGTCGAGCAGCGCCAGGAAGTGAGGGTCGAGCAGACCCAGGCGGCCGCCAGGGGCGCCTGCCGCGGCGCGCTGGAGCAGACCCAGCGCGTGACGGTCACGCAGATCCAGCAGGCGGCGACCGGGGCCGCGAAGGGCGCCGTCTCGCAGTCCCAGACGGCGAGCGTCACCCAGATCCAGGCCGCCGCGACGGGCGGCGCCTCCGGCGTCGTCCGCCAGGTCCAGTCCGTCACGATCGTCCAGATCCAGGAGGCCGCGGCCGGCGCCGCGAGGGGCGCAGCGCGGTCCGCTGCCCAGAACCAGGTGGTGAACGTCCGGCAGATCCAGGCCGCCGCGGCGGGCGCCGGCCAGGGCACTGTCGTCCAGATCCAGCAGATCAATATCGTCCAGATCCAGATCATCGCCGCGAGCGCTGCCGACGGCGCGCTCTCCCAGCACCAGACGGCGAGCGTCACGCAGATCCAGTCGGCCGCCCAGGGCGCCTGCGAGGGCGCCGTCTCGGTGACCCAGCAGCAGGAGGTCACGATCGAGCAGCTGCAGGTCGTCACCCAGCGCGCCGCGTCGGACACCGCGGCCACCGCGGCGCGGATCGACGTCGACAACAGCGTGACGATAATCAACTACGCGCGCGGCGTCGCCGAGGACCCCGAGGCGGACGTCGACGAGCCCGACGCGGACGCTGCCGACGAACTGCAGAGCCTGTTCGCCTCGGCCGAGGACGACGCGGTGTTCCTGGCGAACCCGAACGACGTCGCGGTGACGGTCACGCTCACCGAGCAGGCGGGCAGCGTGGAGACGATCACCCTCGCCCCCGGCGAGTCCGTCAGCCGCGACCTCGCTGCGGGCACGTACACGCTCACCGCAGAGACTGGCGACGGCGAGGACGTCGAGCTCGCCGGCCGCGACGAGCTCACCGTCTCCGTCGGCGACGCCGTCCAGAGCCTGGAGACGACCGTCGACGGCGAGATACTCGCGGTCGACAACCCGAACGACGAGCGCGTCGTCGTCGACGTCCTGCGGGACGGCGAACCGGTGGAGACCGTCGTCGTCCCCTCCGATTACGAGGTGCTGCGGATTCTCGAGCCCGGGAACTACACGCTGACCGCCGAGACGGACGGCGGCGCGTCGGTCCCGATCGACGGCGGCGAGGCGGCCCAGATCAGCATCGGTGACGGCGACGACGGCGTCGAACCGGAACCGATCGACCTCGACGTGACGGTCGAGAACGGAACGCTCACCGTCGAGAATCCGGCCGAGACGGCGGTCGAAGCGACCGTGACCGGCGAGGACGGCGACGAGCAGACCTTCGACGTGCCCGCTGGCGAGGCTGCGGAGTCGGTCGAGGCCGGCAACTACACGCTGTCCGCCGCAGCCGAGGACAATCGCACGGTGCAGATCGAGGGTCAGTCCGAATTCGAGTTCGAGGTCGACGCCGATGAGGCGCCGGCGCCCGAACCGAACGCGACGCTGAACGTCACCGACCAGACGGGCAACGGCTCCGTCCTGAACGTCACGAGCGCGACGGCGACCGAGCCGTTCGAGATCGAGGCCGAGGCGAACGACACGACCGGCACGAGCGCGGAGTACGAGGCCAACGAGTCGGCGGAGAACGTCTCGATCCCGCTCGAACCGCCGCTGGAGAACGACTCGGACGTGACCGTGAGCGTCGTCGGCGCCGAGACCGGTGAGGCGTTCCTCAACGAGACGATCGAGTACGACGTGACCGCGCAACCGGCCCCGGCCAACGCGACGCTGACCGTCGAGAACCAGACCGGCAACGGCTCCGCGCTGAACGTCACGGGCGCGAACGCCACCGTCGACTACTACGTCGCGGCCGAGTACGACGGCGAATCGGTCCGCACCGAGAACCTGTCCGCGGGCGACTCGGTCGCGAACCTGACGCTGCCGCTCGATCCGCCGATCGAGAACGACACGACCGTCGACGTCTCTGTCCGCGCGGCCGCTGACGACGCGGTCCTCACGAACGAGACGGTCGCATACGAGGTCGACGACGGGGCGGAAGACGGGGCACAGCCCAATGCCTCGATCACGTTCGAGGACCAGAACGCGACCGACGGCGACGTCCTGGTCGCGTCGGCCACTCTGCCCGAGGGCGGATTCGTCGCGATCCACGCGAACTCGACGAACGGGACCGACGACGTCCTCGGCGCGTCGGAGTACCTCCAGGCGGGCGAGCAGCTGAACGTGACCGTGCCGCTCGAGGAGCCGCTGGACGAGACGACCGCGCTGAACGCGACGGTCCACCGGGACACCGACGGCGACCAGGCGTTCGACTACTCGGCGTCCGACGGCGAGGTCGACGCGCCCTACGAGAACGCGACCGGCGCGCCGGTCTCCGACGAGGCGACAGTGAGCGTCGAAGCGGCCCCGGAGCCGGAGCCCGACGCCGTGCTGAACGTCACCGACCAGAGCGGTAACGGGTCGGTGCTGAACGTCACGAGCGCGAACGCGAGCGTCGGCTTCGTCGTCGAAGCCGAAGCGAACGGCTCCGCGGCGACGAGCGACGAGTTCGCGCCCGGCGAGGGAGCCGAGAACCTCACGCTCGACCTCGAACCGCCGCTGGAGAACGACTCGGACGTGACCGTGAGCGTCCTCGACGCGGCGAACGACACCGAGCTCGCGAACGAGACGGTCGAGTACGACGTGACCGAGGACGAAGTCGCGCCCGGACCCGCCGGGAACCTGACGGTCGAGGACCAGGCGGGCAACGGCTCCGAACTGGTCGTCGCGAACGCCAGCGCGTCGGTCGACTACGTCGTCGAGGCCGAGGCCGACGGGTCGACGGCGACCAGCGACCAGTTCGACGCCGGCGAGGGAGCCGAGAACCTCACGCTGGCTCTCGAACCGCCGCTGGAGAACGACTCAACGGTGAACGTGAGCCTGGTCGACGCGGCGAACGACACCGAGCTCGCGAACGAATCCGTCGAGTACAACGTGACGGCGGAGGAGGTCGAGCCCACACCGACGGCGAACCTGACCGTCGAGGATCAGAGCGGTAACGGGTCAGTGCTGAACGTGACGAACGCGACCGCCAGCGTCGAGTACTACGTCGCGGCCGAGTACGACGACGAGACGGTCCGGAGCGAGAACCTGTCCGCGGGCGAGGCGGTCGAGAACCTGACCCTGGCGCTCGACCCGCCCATCGAGAACGACACCTCGGTCGACGTCTCCGTCCGCGCCGCAGCGGACGACGCCGAACTCGCGAACGAGACGGTCGAGTACGAGGTCGCTGCCGCGGAGGCCGTGCCCACCGCGAGCGTGACCGCCGAGAACCAGACGGTCAACTACACGCACGTGACCGTCGCGTCGGCGGCCCTCTCGGAGGGCGGGTTCGTCGCGATCCACGCGAACTCGACGAACGGGACCGACGACGTCCTCGGCGCGTCGGCGTACCTCGAACCCGGCGAGTACGAGGCCCTCTCGATCGAACTCGACGAGCCGATCTACCGGAACGGCACGGTAAACGCCACCGTCTACCGCGACGCCGACGGCGACGAGGCGTTCGGCCCGGCGACCGACGCCGAGACCGGCGACGTTCCCTACCTGAACGAGACGGGTGCGCCCGTCAGCGACGAGGCCTACGTGACCGTCCCGAACGCCAGCGTCGCGTTCGCGAACCAGACCTCGAACGGCTCCGCCGCGGTCGTGCAGTCCGCGAACCTCTCCGAGGGCGGCTTCGTGACGCTGCGGGACGCGCCGCCGGGGGCGGCGGACGGAGCCGAGTCCGTCCTCGGGACGTCGGCGTACCTCGAAGCGGGCGAGCACGAGAACGTCACCGTCCCGCTGTCGGAGAACCTGACGGAGAACGCCACCCTCTACGCCGTGGCCCACCGGAACACTGACGGCGACGAGCAGGCCGACTTCGTCGCCACCGACGGCGAGGTCGACCAGCCGTACCTGAACTGGAGCGGCGAGGCCGTCAACGACAGCGCCGCCGTGACCGTCGAGCAGCGGCCCGAAGCGGGCGTCGCGTTCGAGAACTGCACGGCCGCGCGGGTCACCGGAGCCTACGACCAGGTGACCGTCACGCTGGCGTACTACGACGAGGACGGCCTGCAGACGGCGGAGCGCGTCGTCACCGGCGACGACGTGACCGGCGAGCGACCCGTCGACGGCGAGACGCTGTTCACCGTCGGCGAGGCCCCGACCGAGCAGGTGACCGACGACGGCGTCCGCGTCGTCACGCTGCAGGATCCGGGGACCTTCGGCGACGACGCCCGGAGCTACGTCGCGAGCGTGAACGCCTCCGAGAGCCCGACCGGTGACCAGCCGCTGTCGGCGACCCAGCCCGACGTCGAGGCCTGCGAAGACACCGTTCGGCCCGAGGCCCCCTCCCTGAGCGTCCAGTCGGTGACGGCCCTCGACGGGGAGACCGCGCTGGTCACCTTCGAGACGTCCAACCCCAACACGGCGGCGCTGAACCCGGCCGAGAGCCTGTTCACCGCCGGCACCACCGTCGACCAGCCGCCGGACTCCATCGTCCCCGGCGGACAGGCAGTCACCGTCGAGTGGATGCCCGAGTCGACCGACGAGCAACTGGTCTGGACCGCGAACCTCTCGAACTTCGGGCTGGACAACGCGACCGCCGAGACCCAGCCCGCCGGCGAGATCGAGGGACTGCTGGAAGCGCCCGAGGAGCCGGTGACTGAAGCAGAGGACACCGAGACGGCGGAAGAAGAGACGGAGCCGATCGGACCGGACGCGGAGCCCGGCGACGAACCGGCGGACGAAGAGACCGACACGCCGACGGAGATCACGATCGGCGAACCCGCGGCGAACGAGTCCGGCGCGGAGAACGGTCCGGCGTAG
- a CDS encoding helix-turn-helix domain-containing protein — MTRGPRERLAEKMAGEIALSDDPGETLRKWRTDFEVTQTGLAEELDVSPSVVSDYESGRRDNPGTDVVRRVVAALLDVDERRGGEHIRQYARVLSSGFDSDVVQDLREYPAKVPLERYYDAIGATELVGGEEDTVAGHTVINSIAVITRLSSDEFYQLYGQSTNRALVFTNVTRGESPLVALRVVTPTPNAVVLHGIDEDALWDHAPDLARIEGFSLATTDLDLDEMLAGLRELP; from the coding sequence ATGACGCGCGGGCCGCGGGAACGACTGGCCGAGAAGATGGCCGGCGAGATCGCGCTCAGCGACGACCCCGGCGAGACGCTCCGCAAGTGGCGGACCGACTTCGAGGTGACCCAGACCGGGCTGGCCGAGGAACTGGACGTCTCGCCGTCGGTCGTCTCCGACTACGAGAGCGGGCGCCGGGACAACCCCGGGACGGACGTCGTCCGCCGGGTCGTCGCGGCGCTTTTGGACGTCGACGAGCGCCGCGGTGGCGAGCACATCCGCCAGTACGCCCGGGTGCTCTCCTCGGGGTTCGACTCCGACGTCGTCCAGGACCTCCGGGAGTACCCCGCGAAGGTCCCGCTGGAGCGGTACTACGACGCCATCGGCGCGACCGAGCTCGTGGGCGGCGAGGAGGACACCGTCGCCGGCCACACCGTGATCAACTCCATCGCCGTGATCACGCGCCTCTCCTCCGACGAGTTCTACCAGCTGTACGGCCAGTCGACCAACCGCGCGCTCGTGTTCACGAACGTCACGCGCGGCGAGTCGCCGCTGGTCGCGCTGCGCGTGGTGACGCCGACGCCCAACGCCGTCGTCCTCCACGGCATCGACGAGGACGCCCTCTGGGACCACGCGCCCGACCTGGCCCGCATCGAGGGGTTCTCGCTGGCCACGACCGACCTGGATCTCGACGAAATGCTCGCCGGCCTCCGGGAGCTGCCGTAA
- a CDS encoding COX15/CtaA family protein, protein MDLRFRHLAAVTTGLTAALILLGVYTGAIGAGLTCAGRWPLCDGWLGLFPADWASFVEWFHRLVAMVTGFCILGTTYAAWRGDHGRRIRRATAVATVALPLQILLGANTIVNFGAVAQVLHHAAALIILMALVAATAWAYDEPRAGGDVAESGAATGTRAD, encoded by the coding sequence ATGGACCTCCGGTTTCGTCACCTGGCCGCCGTCACGACGGGACTGACCGCGGCGCTGATCCTGCTGGGCGTGTACACCGGCGCGATCGGCGCTGGCCTCACCTGCGCCGGTCGGTGGCCGCTCTGCGACGGGTGGCTGGGCCTGTTCCCGGCCGACTGGGCCAGCTTCGTCGAGTGGTTCCACCGGCTGGTCGCGATGGTGACCGGCTTCTGCATCCTGGGGACGACTTACGCCGCCTGGCGGGGCGACCACGGCCGGCGCATCCGGCGGGCGACCGCCGTCGCCACCGTCGCGCTCCCCCTCCAGATCCTGCTGGGCGCCAACACCATCGTCAACTTCGGCGCCGTCGCGCAGGTCCTCCACCACGCCGCGGCCCTGATCATCCTGATGGCGCTCGTCGCGGCGACCGCCTGGGCCTACGACGAGCCCCGGGCGGGCGGTGACGTGGCGGAGTCGGGCGCCGCCACCGGGACGCGGGCCGACTAG